The Aquidulcibacter paucihalophilus genomic interval CATAGGGCTCGGGCGTCGAATTCCACGGGGCGAGGATCAGCCGCTCGACCATGGCGTTCACCGCCTCGACGATGGCATCGCCCTGCGGCCCGTCCGGCACGATCAGGCGGCGGGCGCAGGAACAGCGCTGGCCCGTCGTCACAAAGGCCGACTGGACCACAATTCCGGCCACGGCCTCGGCGTCGGCGGCGTCCCAGACCACCAGCGGATTATTTCCGCCCAGCTCCAGCGCCAGGATGACATGCGGATCATCGGCGAATTTGCGCCGGAAATGCGCGCCCGCCGCGCCCGAGCCGGTGAACATCAGGGCGTCGATGCCGCTGTCCAGCAGGGCCGCGCCGGTCTCGCGGCCACCCTGGACGACATTGACCACGCCCTCGGGCATGTCCGCGTCGGCGAAGGCTTCGGCCATGAGCTGGCCGATGAAAGGCGTCTCTTCGGACGGCTTGAACACCACCGTGTCGCCCGCCAGCAGGGCCGGGACGATGTGGCCGTTGGGCAGGTGGCCGGGGAAGTTGAACGGCCCCAGCACTGCCGCCACGCCATGGGCGCGGTGACGCAGGGTAGCGTGGCCGAAGCCGGTCTCGGCCGTGCGCTCGCCCGTGCGTTCGTCATAGGCGCGGATCGAGATGTCGACCTTGCCGGCCATGGCGCCGAGTTCGGCCGTGGTCTCCCAGAGAGCCTTGCCGGTCTCTCTGGAGATCGCCTCGGCCATCTGCGGGGCGCGGGTCTTCAGCACAGCCTGATAGCGTTTGACGGCGTCGATCCGGTCCTGACGCGGGCGGTCGGCCCAGTCCGGGAAGGCGGCGCGGGCGCGGTCGGTCGCGGCCTGGACCTCTGCGGCGCTGGCGGCGGTGCCCTCCCAGACG includes:
- the astD gene encoding succinylglutamate-semialdehyde dehydrogenase, with translation MTHFKSIDPATGETVWEGTAASAAEVQAATDRARAAFPDWADRPRQDRIDAVKRYQAVLKTRAPQMAEAISRETGKALWETTAELGAMAGKVDISIRAYDERTGERTAETGFGHATLRHRAHGVAAVLGPFNFPGHLPNGHIVPALLAGDTVVFKPSEETPFIGQLMAEAFADADMPEGVVNVVQGGRETGAALLDSGIDALMFTGSGAAGAHFRRKFADDPHVILALELGGNNPLVVWDAADAEAVAGIVVQSAFVTTGQRCSCARRLIVPDGPQGDAIVEAVNAMVERLILAPWNSTPEPYAGPLISVKAAEAALKALQDRIDMGAKVIRASGPVGNLPGAFVAPAIIDVTGIAVPDEEMFAPFLAVTRVGSFEAAIEAANATRYGLSAGLVSDDPANWDRFIRRIRAGVVNFNRPTTGAAGDMPFGGLGASGNHRPSAYYAADYCAYPVASFEASAVKNIESEIKGLKT